In the Profundibacter amoris genome, CCGGTGAAACTACCGCTGGATGTGAAGGGCGCGGATATTCTGCTGATCACCCCGTCCGCCGATTTCTTTGCCGAACCGCATATTGACGGTCTGTTGGGATATGCCAAAGTATTCCACGCCGCCGGTGTCAGCTGGACGATCAGTTCCTACGCATCCGAGGCGGCGAATTTCGGTATGTTCATCGGATCCTACGAAAACATGCGCGAGGTATCGTGGCGCATCCGTCAGGCGGCCAAGGATCTGGGTGTGAAGCGGATTGTATTTGGCGAATGCGGCCATGCGTGGCGGGTTGGATATTCCTTCCTGAACACATTGGCCGGCCCGTTCGATTTTCTGGATCAGAACTATCCGATCCCGCAGCACATCATGGAATTCACGTCTGATGCGATTGATGATGGCATCCTGAAAATCGACAAATCGAAAAACGACGAATTTATCATGACCTATCATGATAGCTGCAATGTTGCGCGCGGCTCGTCAATGGGACGCAAAGAGGGGGGCCAGTTCGATCTGCCCCGCAAAGTGCTGAAAGCCGTGTGCAACCATTTCTACGATATGGAGCAGGACACCATCCGCGAAAACACATTCTGTTGTGGCGGTGGTGGCGGTCTGTTGACCGATGATCTGATGGACTTGCGCATCAAGGGCGCGAAACCGCGGATGACCGCCTTGCAACAGGTCACAACGGATCATGGCGTTAACAAAATGGCCGCGATCTGTGCCATTTGCAAAACCCAGTTTTCCAAGGTCATGCCGAAATACGGCTATGGCATGGACGACATTATGTCGGTGCACCAACTGGTCGCCAACGCCGTCATTCTGGATGGCCAAGAAACAGAAGAAGATGACGCGCCGGAGACGGCAGCAACGGAGGAGAAATAAGATGGACGGTCAACACAACTCATACCGGCGCTACGAAGAAGGCGAAACCGAGGCAGATTTCGATCTGGAAGATAAAATCTTCACACAGGACAAATCCTATAAGTGTCCGACTTATGTAAATAAAACCCCCCCTTGTCAGGGTTCATGCCCGTCGGGTCACGAAATCCGTGGCTGGCTGGCGATTGCACGCGGCATGGACAAGCCACCGGTCGAGGGCATGGCGTGGCAGGAATATGCGTTCCAGCGCATGGCCGAAGCCAACCCGTTCCCGGCCACCATGGGCCGCGTTTGCCCCGCCCCTTGCGAGGCAGGCTGTAACCGCAACGAAGTAGACGATTACGTCGGCATCAACGCCGTGGAGCAATACGTTGGCGACTGGGCCAATGAAAACGACGTAAAAGCCCCCGAGGCGGGGGCAGACACCGGCCGCAAGATTGCGGTGATCGGTGGTGGGCCTGCCGGTCTGGCGGCGGCGTTCTTCCTGCGCAAGGATGGCCATTCGGTCACCCTGTTCGAAGAGCACGACAAACTGGGCGGCATGATGCGTTACGGCATCCCCGGCTACCGGACTCCGCGTGATATGCTGGACAAGGAAATCGGCCGCATCACCGCGATGGGCGTCGATATCCGTTGCAACACCCGCGTTGGCACCGATGTGTCGGTCGAAGAGCTGGAAAAAGCATTCGATGCCATCTTTTGGGCGATGGGCGCACAAAAGGGTCGTGGCCTGCCGCTGGAAGGTTGGGACGAAACCGAAAACTGTATCAACGGCGTCGAATTTCTGGACGCGTTCAACCAGGGCTATGTTCTGGGCACTGCGAAAAAGGTTATCGTGGTCGGTGGTGGCGACACCTCGATCGACGTTGCCTCGATTGCGCGGCGTCTGGGCAACATCACCGAAGTGAAGGGCGAAGCGCCCAGCGATTTCACTGGTCACGATGTGGCCGGCGCGATTGTGCGTGACGGGATGCAGGCCACCCTGACATCACTGTTCCCGATTGACCAGATGACTGCCGCCGAACACGAACGCGAAGATGCGCTGCGTGAAGGCGTGGACATCAAAGGGTCGGTGATGCCGCTGGAAATCATCAAGGGCGCCGATGGCCGTGCCAAGGGCCTGAAGATGTGCGAATGTACCATGAAAGGTAATGTTCCGCAGCCAGTTGAGGGCACTGAATTCGAGATCGAAGGCGACATCATCATATCCGCAATCGGCCAGTTCGGTGATTTCACCGGCATGGAAGATCTGGATAACGGCCGCGGTGCAATCGACATCGACAAAGGCACCTACGCCGTCAAAGGCCGCGAGAAGCATTTCGCCGGTGGCGATATTCTGCAACCACACCTGCTGACCACAGCGATTGGCCATGGCCGCATTGCTGCCGAAGCGATTACCGATTTTCTGGATGACGGCGAAGTCGAAAAACGCCCCCCCGTGGATGTGGCCCATTTCGACCTGCTGGAAGAGCTGAAACAGCGCGGCCATGCGCCATCGGCTTATGACCATATCCAGACAAGCGGCACGGATCAGGCCGATTATGCAGTTCACAATTACGAGGACCGTTCGGACTCGCAGATCATCAAGCATACCGAGTTGTTCAAAGGCCACTTTGATTTTGTGCCGCGCGAAAAGCGCGAGGAAAAGCACATTTCGGCGGACGAGGTTCTGGGCAACTTTGAAGAGCGCATCATCGCCTATTCCGAAGAGCAGGCCCAGAAAGAGGGCGAACGCTGCATGTCCTGTGGCATGTGTTTCGAGTGCGACAACTGCGTGATCTACTGCCCGCAGGATGCGATTTTCCGGGTCAAGAAATCGGACCGCACGGTTGGGCGTTATGTCGACACCGATTATACCAAATGCATCGGCTGCCACATCTGTCAGGATGTTTGCCCGACCGGTTACATCAAAATGGGTCTTGGAGCATAGGTATGATGCGGCTTGTTGCAACCCTTCTGGTTCTGATCGGCCTGTCCACGGGCGCAGCGATGGCGGAATCTACCTATCCGGACATCCCCAAGGCCGTGGGCGCGCCGCATCCTGAAGGCAACGATTACATGCGGATCAACCACATGCGCCTTATGCGCCATGACCGGGATCTGACGGTGCACGAGGGTGACAGGTCAATCAAATATTCCATCAAGGAATGTGTCGCCTGCCATGCGGTCATGGGGCCGGATGCCCTGCCGATTTCGGTTCAGGAAGATGGGCATTTCTGCCGTGCCTGCCACGAATACGCTGCGGTGAAAATCGATTGTTTCCAGTGTCATAACTCGAAACCCGAAGACGGGTTTATTGATCTTTTGAAGCAAACACCGCCTGCCACGGATGACGAAATACAAGCCTATCTGGATGGGATGTCGCAATGAAGCTACCTGCATTGAACAACAAATCCGAACGGCCCGCCGAATTGAACCGGCGCGAGTTTTTCAAAAGCGGTGCGGCGGTGGCGTCGGTCACACTGGCCCCTGGCGTGACGCTGATGGCCTTTGGCGGCGAAGCCAGCGCCAATGCCGATCCCGGCAAGCGCTGGGGTATGTTGATCGACGTGAACAAATGCTCGACCGATTGCAATGCCTGCGTGACGGCCTGTTCCGAAGAAAACGGCTGGAAGCTGGACGGCAACCCCGAAACCGACCCGCAATGGATCCGCAAGATCGACCTGAAGCACAAGGAAACGGGCCGCGAGGCATCCTTGCCGATGATGTGCCAGCACTGCGAAGAGCCACCTTGTGTTGACGTTTGCCCCACCGGGGCGTCGTTCAAACGGGTGGACGGCATTGTGCTGGTGGACAAACACATCTGCATTGGCTGTCGCTATTGCATGATGGCCTGCCCGTTCAAGGCGCGCAGCTTTGTGCATGAAGCCGTAGAGGACCAGAAATCCAACGCCCCGCGTGGCAAGGGCACCGTCGAAAGCTGCACCCTGTGTGTGCATCGGGTGGACAAGGGCGGAACTCCGGCCTGCGTCGAATCCTGTTCGGCCACAGGCAATGGTGCGATGATGTTTGGTGATCTCAATGACCCCAACAGCGAGATTGCCCAGGCACTGAAAAATTATCCCTCGATGGGCCTGCGTGACGATCTGCGGGTTAACCCCGGCATTCGATACACGAACCTGTAGTGGATGGAGACTGAATAATGGACCGCACCGTCTATCGCGAAGTGAAACCGACCCCCGCCATCTGGTTGATGGCTGTCATTGCGGCCGCATTTGTCGGCGCAGCGGGGTTGGCGGTTTTGTATATCGAACACCACGGCCATATCGTCACCGGTATGAACAACCAGATCGTCTGGGGCCTGCCGCATGTGTTTG is a window encoding:
- the dsrK gene encoding sulfate reduction electron transfer complex DsrMKJOP subunit DsrK; its protein translation is MAPLDKKEEYGAFDSVDEIFKIPALECGAMADTNTFAAAPEHNEPLGFPGELIDNWQEVAIAKMGELAEKNRAFQVYLDACVKCGACTDKCHYFLGTGDPKNMPVARQDLLRSVYRRYYTFAGKYFPWLVGARDLTKEVLDEWYTYYHQCSQCRRCSVACPYGIDTAEISMAAREILDTVGVGQKYCNEIIAKLKKTGNNLGLNPKALRATLEDLEEELEDETGIPVKLPLDVKGADILLITPSADFFAEPHIDGLLGYAKVFHAAGVSWTISSYASEAANFGMFIGSYENMREVSWRIRQAAKDLGVKRIVFGECGHAWRVGYSFLNTLAGPFDFLDQNYPIPQHIMEFTSDAIDDGILKIDKSKNDEFIMTYHDSCNVARGSSMGRKEGGQFDLPRKVLKAVCNHFYDMEQDTIRENTFCCGGGGGLLTDDLMDLRIKGAKPRMTALQQVTTDHGVNKMAAICAICKTQFSKVMPKYGYGMDDIMSVHQLVANAVILDGQETEEDDAPETAATEEK
- a CDS encoding NAD(P)-binding protein, whose translation is MDGQHNSYRRYEEGETEADFDLEDKIFTQDKSYKCPTYVNKTPPCQGSCPSGHEIRGWLAIARGMDKPPVEGMAWQEYAFQRMAEANPFPATMGRVCPAPCEAGCNRNEVDDYVGINAVEQYVGDWANENDVKAPEAGADTGRKIAVIGGGPAGLAAAFFLRKDGHSVTLFEEHDKLGGMMRYGIPGYRTPRDMLDKEIGRITAMGVDIRCNTRVGTDVSVEELEKAFDAIFWAMGAQKGRGLPLEGWDETENCINGVEFLDAFNQGYVLGTAKKVIVVGGGDTSIDVASIARRLGNITEVKGEAPSDFTGHDVAGAIVRDGMQATLTSLFPIDQMTAAEHEREDALREGVDIKGSVMPLEIIKGADGRAKGLKMCECTMKGNVPQPVEGTEFEIEGDIIISAIGQFGDFTGMEDLDNGRGAIDIDKGTYAVKGREKHFAGGDILQPHLLTTAIGHGRIAAEAITDFLDDGEVEKRPPVDVAHFDLLEELKQRGHAPSAYDHIQTSGTDQADYAVHNYEDRSDSQIIKHTELFKGHFDFVPREKREEKHISADEVLGNFEERIIAYSEEQAQKEGERCMSCGMCFECDNCVIYCPQDAIFRVKKSDRTVGRYVDTDYTKCIGCHICQDVCPTGYIKMGLGA
- the dsrO gene encoding sulfate reduction electron transfer complex DsrMKJOP subunit DsrO, with protein sequence MKLPALNNKSERPAELNRREFFKSGAAVASVTLAPGVTLMAFGGEASANADPGKRWGMLIDVNKCSTDCNACVTACSEENGWKLDGNPETDPQWIRKIDLKHKETGREASLPMMCQHCEEPPCVDVCPTGASFKRVDGIVLVDKHICIGCRYCMMACPFKARSFVHEAVEDQKSNAPRGKGTVESCTLCVHRVDKGGTPACVESCSATGNGAMMFGDLNDPNSEIAQALKNYPSMGLRDDLRVNPGIRYTNL